A window from Carbonactinospora thermoautotrophica encodes these proteins:
- a CDS encoding MgtC/SapB family protein has protein sequence MGLWSWLLGEDLVAVRWRVFGGLALAFVLSSIIGLERERRQKSAGLRTHTLVGLGSALFMVVSKYGFGDLRGLPQVSLDPSRVAAQIVSGIGFIGGGLIFVRRDAVRGLTTAAVVWVTAAVGMACGAGLPLVAISVTGLHFLALLGYTPLTRRLGRPTDTLRQLRVTYRRGAGVLPRVLEVCTRRDFAVVTVDASAGAREPGRDDRREAEEVAGEPLASVVLVLEGTGSLSDLIAELSELDGVRHVLGGPMPEEE, from the coding sequence ATGGGTCTGTGGTCCTGGCTTCTCGGGGAAGATCTCGTGGCGGTCCGCTGGCGAGTGTTCGGCGGGCTGGCACTCGCGTTCGTCCTGTCCAGCATCATCGGCCTGGAGCGTGAGCGGCGGCAGAAGAGCGCCGGGCTGCGCACGCACACGCTCGTCGGCCTGGGCTCGGCGCTGTTCATGGTGGTGTCCAAGTACGGGTTCGGTGACCTGCGGGGACTGCCGCAGGTGTCGCTCGACCCGTCCCGGGTGGCGGCACAGATCGTGTCCGGCATCGGGTTCATCGGCGGTGGGCTGATCTTCGTGCGGCGCGACGCGGTCCGGGGGCTCACCACCGCCGCGGTCGTCTGGGTCACGGCCGCGGTCGGCATGGCCTGCGGGGCGGGGCTGCCGCTGGTCGCGATCTCGGTCACCGGGCTGCATTTCCTGGCGCTGCTCGGGTACACGCCGCTGACCCGCCGCCTCGGCCGGCCAACAGACACGCTGCGACAGCTACGCGTGACGTACCGCCGGGGCGCCGGCGTGCTGCCACGCGTGCTGGAGGTGTGCACCCGGCGCGACTTCGCCGTGGTCACCGTGGACGCCTCGGCCGGCGCCAGGGAACCCGGCCGCGACGACCGGCGCGAGGCCGAGGAAGTGGCCGGCGAGCCGCTCGCGTCCGTCGTCCTGGTGCTGGAGGGCACGGGCTCGTTGTCGGACCTGATCGCCGAGCTGAGCGAGCTCGACGGCGTGCGCCACGTCCTCGGCGGGCCCATGCCGGAGGAGGAGTAG
- a CDS encoding helical backbone metal receptor, producing MPELRDDLGHLVRVPDRVRRVVSIVPSLTEAVAVTAPGLLVGATDWCTHPPGLDVVRVRGTKNPDLARIVALRPDLVLANFEENREPDLAALRAAGLAVWVTAPRTLPQAISSLERMLTACGCAARPAWLEAAERAWRPQHVGERRRAFVPIWRRPWMALGRDTFAGDVLARLGVDHVYADAAERYPKVTLADARARRPDLVVLPDEPYVFTPETDLRWFAGWGVPVAFVSGRHLTWYGPSLAEARKVLTRQLAAAFPAPA from the coding sequence GTGCCCGAGTTGCGCGACGACCTCGGCCACCTGGTCAGAGTCCCGGACCGGGTGCGCCGGGTCGTCTCGATCGTGCCGTCGCTCACCGAGGCCGTCGCCGTGACCGCGCCCGGCCTGCTGGTGGGCGCCACCGACTGGTGCACGCACCCGCCCGGCCTGGACGTCGTCCGGGTGCGCGGCACCAAGAACCCGGACCTCGCCCGGATCGTGGCGCTGCGCCCGGACCTGGTGCTCGCGAACTTCGAGGAGAACCGCGAGCCCGACCTTGCGGCCCTGCGCGCCGCCGGGCTGGCGGTCTGGGTGACCGCGCCCCGCACCCTCCCGCAGGCGATCAGCTCCCTGGAGCGCATGCTCACCGCCTGCGGCTGCGCTGCCCGCCCGGCCTGGCTGGAGGCCGCCGAGCGCGCCTGGCGCCCCCAGCACGTCGGGGAGCGACGCCGGGCCTTCGTCCCGATCTGGCGGCGACCCTGGATGGCGCTCGGCCGGGACACCTTCGCCGGGGACGTGTTGGCCCGTCTCGGCGTGGACCACGTGTACGCCGACGCCGCCGAGCGCTACCCGAAGGTGACGCTGGCGGACGCCCGGGCTCGCCGGCCGGACCTGGTCGTGCTGCCCGACGAGCCGTACGTGTTCACCCCCGAGACAGACCTGCGCTGGTTCGCCGGCTGGGGCGTCCCCGTGGCGTTCGTCAGCGGCCGGCACCTGACCTGGTACGGCCCCTCCCTCGCCGAGGCCCGAAAGGTGCTCACCCGCCAACTCGCCGCCGCGTTCCCCGCGCCGGCTTAG
- the panB gene encoding 3-methyl-2-oxobutanoate hydroxymethyltransferase yields MSTTSASGQSLTLYGGTGTGRRVTTRDLLAAKQRGERWAMLTAYDARIAGVFDEAGIPVLLVGDSAADNHLGYDNTVPVTMDELLVLVKAVVRGTRRSLVVADLPFGSYQVSVAQALENATRFLKEGGAQAVKLEGGHRVLPQVEAMVEAGIPVMAHIGLTPQSVHVLGGYRVQGRGPEAAEQLLRDAKALEEAGAFAVVLELVPAELAQRITESLSIPTIGIGAGPHCDAQVLVWGDMAGLTPGKTPKFVKQYADVRSVLLGAARRFAEEVRDGVYPGEEHSYH; encoded by the coding sequence ATGTCCACGACATCTGCCTCTGGCCAATCCCTGACCCTGTACGGCGGCACCGGCACGGGCCGCCGCGTCACCACCCGGGACCTCCTCGCGGCCAAGCAGCGCGGCGAGCGGTGGGCGATGCTGACCGCCTACGACGCGCGGATCGCCGGGGTGTTCGACGAAGCCGGCATCCCGGTCCTGCTCGTCGGTGACTCCGCCGCCGACAACCACCTGGGGTACGACAACACCGTCCCGGTCACCATGGACGAGCTGCTCGTCCTGGTGAAGGCCGTCGTCCGGGGCACCCGGCGGTCCCTCGTGGTGGCCGACCTGCCCTTCGGCTCGTACCAGGTCTCCGTCGCCCAGGCGCTGGAGAACGCCACCCGCTTCCTGAAGGAGGGTGGCGCCCAAGCGGTCAAGCTGGAGGGCGGGCACCGGGTCCTGCCGCAGGTCGAGGCCATGGTCGAGGCCGGCATCCCGGTGATGGCGCACATCGGGCTCACGCCGCAGTCGGTGCACGTGCTCGGCGGGTACCGGGTCCAGGGCCGCGGCCCCGAAGCCGCCGAGCAACTCCTGCGCGACGCCAAGGCGCTGGAGGAGGCCGGCGCGTTCGCCGTCGTCCTGGAACTGGTCCCGGCCGAGCTGGCGCAGCGGATCACCGAGAGCCTGTCCATCCCGACCATCGGCATCGGCGCCGGCCCGCACTGCGACGCCCAGGTCCTGGTCTGGGGCGACATGGCCGGCCTCACGCCGGGCAAGACGCCGAAGTTCGTGAAGCAGTACGCCGACGTGCGATCGGTCCTGCTGGGCGCGGCACGGCGGTTCGCCGAGGAGGTCCGCGACGGGGTGTACCCCGGCGAGGAGCACTCGTACCACTGA
- a CDS encoding arginase family protein has translation MSTLPTPCAAGAGTAARSSLPATAPRRWAPSPGCSAPAWTRPSSGFDGHGDLHTPESSRSGYLGGMPLRMLTGAGDPTVAERIGLWPVSEERMVLVDARDLDPPEKVYLAGSGIRRCPVQGLAEDVLPDGAVYLHLDFDVVDPADLSGLRFPAPGGPRLAQVLAAALQVVRTGRVAAVGLACTWHPGRGVGARARALTDPVLAALGRAT, from the coding sequence ATGAGTACGTTGCCGACGCCGTGCGCCGCGGGTGCCGGGACGGCTGCCCGGTCGTCGCTTCCGGCGACTGCACCACGGCGCTGGGCACCGTCGCCGGGTTGCAGCGCGCCGGCCTGGACCCGGCCGTCGTCTGGGTTCGACGGGCACGGGGACCTGCACACGCCGGAGAGCAGCCGGTCCGGCTACCTGGGCGGGATGCCGCTGCGGATGCTCACCGGCGCGGGCGACCCGACCGTGGCGGAGCGGATCGGCCTGTGGCCGGTGTCCGAGGAACGGATGGTCCTGGTGGACGCCCGCGACCTGGATCCGCCGGAGAAGGTGTACCTGGCCGGGTCCGGCATCCGGCGGTGCCCGGTCCAGGGGCTGGCCGAGGACGTGCTCCCGGACGGGGCGGTGTACCTGCACCTGGACTTCGACGTGGTGGACCCGGCTGACCTGTCCGGGCTGCGCTTCCCCGCCCCCGGCGGCCCGCGTCTGGCCCAGGTGCTGGCCGCCGCGCTCCAGGTGGTCCGCACCGGCCGGGTCGCGGCGGTGGGCCTCGCCTGCACCTGGCACCCGGGGCGCGGGGTGGGCGCGCGGGCGCGCGCGCTGACCGACCCGGTGCTCGCCGCGCTGGGGCGCGCGACCTGA
- a CDS encoding alpha/beta hydrolase family protein produces the protein MGTRSRGFPQLARTAVTAAVTAAVTAAGALAAAPAQAQVRAGPVSRPQPAGPPTPAVPDPMPPGRYRVASATYDFGDSAVAIPGFPIKVELRGVVHYPVRPRGHRFPLVLFLHGRHATCGSGEEISLDWPCPKRLRPIPSYRGYDYLARHLASHGYVVVSISANAINARDNEVQDFGMAARARLIQRHLERWHRWGTVGGTPFGRRFVGAIDFSRVGAVGHSRGGEGVVAYAAGHAGRALPYALRAVLPLAPTDFARHAVTRVPLGVMLPYCDGDVSDLQGVHFYDDSRYALRGDPAAKHTVTVFGANHNFFNTVWSPASGQPGAFDDAGWRNPGGVCDPGRPTRLGEAGQRAVAIAYVTSFFRYYLGRERRFGPLWTGAALPPRSVPGRVLVTYHAPDTPRTRKDVNRLASPRDLSVDALGGPVTLRGLTGARICQNRAGGAACLSLTRRVPSQSEPHADSAVFGTPGTPLFKAQWRGGGAQLVNGLPRGQRDLRRYQAVQFRAAIDFSDLRNPLGVAQDLRIVLVDGRGRSAGVAVAPYTRALAFPPMARLKRDLAPHFLLDQVRVPLRAFRGVDLADVRAVKLVFDRMPSGSLGISDLLLTS, from the coding sequence ATGGGCACGCGGTCCCGGGGCTTCCCGCAGCTCGCCCGGACAGCGGTGACGGCGGCGGTGACGGCGGCGGTGACGGCGGCCGGCGCCCTGGCGGCGGCCCCGGCGCAGGCCCAGGTCCGGGCCGGCCCAGTCTCCAGGCCGCAACCGGCCGGGCCGCCCACGCCCGCGGTGCCGGACCCGATGCCGCCCGGCCGGTACCGGGTGGCCAGCGCCACGTACGACTTCGGGGACAGCGCCGTCGCGATCCCCGGCTTCCCGATCAAGGTCGAGCTGCGCGGTGTCGTCCACTACCCGGTGCGGCCGCGCGGGCACCGGTTCCCGCTGGTGCTGTTCCTGCACGGCCGGCACGCCACCTGCGGCTCGGGCGAGGAGATCAGCCTCGACTGGCCGTGCCCCAAGCGCCTGCGGCCGATCCCGAGCTACCGCGGGTACGACTACCTGGCCCGGCACCTGGCCAGCCACGGGTACGTCGTCGTGTCGATCAGCGCCAACGCGATCAACGCGCGCGACAACGAGGTCCAGGACTTCGGCATGGCCGCCCGTGCCCGGCTCATCCAGCGGCACCTGGAGCGGTGGCATCGGTGGGGCACCGTCGGCGGGACGCCGTTCGGCCGGCGGTTCGTCGGCGCGATCGACTTCAGCCGGGTGGGCGCGGTGGGCCACTCCCGCGGCGGGGAGGGGGTGGTGGCGTACGCGGCCGGCCACGCGGGCCGGGCGCTGCCGTACGCGCTGCGGGCCGTGCTGCCGCTGGCCCCGACCGACTTCGCGCGCCACGCGGTGACCCGCGTGCCGTTGGGGGTCATGCTGCCGTACTGCGACGGCGACGTGTCGGACCTGCAGGGTGTGCACTTCTACGACGACTCCCGGTACGCGCTGCGCGGCGACCCGGCGGCCAAGCACACGGTCACCGTGTTCGGCGCCAACCACAACTTCTTCAACACGGTCTGGTCACCGGCCAGCGGGCAGCCGGGCGCGTTCGACGACGCGGGCTGGCGCAACCCCGGCGGCGTGTGCGACCCGGGGCGGCCGACCCGCCTGGGTGAGGCAGGGCAGCGCGCGGTCGCGATCGCGTACGTGACCAGCTTCTTCCGGTACTACCTGGGGCGGGAGCGCCGGTTCGGCCCGCTGTGGACGGGGGCGGCGCTCCCGCCGCGCAGCGTGCCCGGGCGGGTCCTGGTGACCTACCACGCGCCCGACACCCCCCGGACCCGCAAGGACGTCAACCGGCTGGCCAGCCCGCGTGACCTGAGCGTCGACGCGTTGGGCGGCCCGGTCACGCTGCGCGGCCTGACCGGGGCGCGGATCTGTCAGAACCGGGCCGGCGGGGCCGCATGCCTGAGCTTGACCCGCCGGGTGCCGTCGCAGTCCGAGCCGCACGCCGACAGCGCCGTCTTCGGCACCCCGGGCACCCCGCTGTTCAAGGCGCAGTGGCGGGGCGGGGGCGCGCAACTGGTGAACGGGTTGCCACGCGGCCAGCGCGACCTGAGGCGGTACCAGGCGGTGCAGTTCCGGGCGGCGATCGACTTCTCCGACCTGCGCAACCCGCTCGGTGTCGCGCAGGACCTGCGGATCGTGCTGGTCGACGGGCGGGGGAGGAGCGCCGGGGTGGCCGTCGCCCCGTACACCCGCGCGCTGGCTTTCCCGCCGATGGCCCGGCTGAAGCGCGACCTGGCCCCGCACTTCCTGCTCGACCAGGTGCGGGTGCCGTTGCGGGCGTTCCGCGGCGTCGACCTGGCCGACGTGCGGGCGGTCAAGCTGGTCTTCGACCGGATGCCGAGCGGTTCGCTCGGGATCAGCGACCTGCTCCTGACGTCGTGA
- a CDS encoding tetratricopeptide repeat protein → MGIDRQPNTALRAVRIARNESQREFAEAVMAKAREMGLNLACDEKRVGRWERGEVSWPTPAYRRVLKALTGKDAAELGFRYQPPQEWRDAEPGDHGQGDAIPGEGYAGRAGAGVVTPAPRVPTVETRPPINGDPAETVEILVMTPEGGLQIMSIPRRTLLAAAVATPFPPATPAHAAGPVPGMDVVDHLRELLPRLASLDQSLGARLVIGTAREQVALAEDLQRHARGELRTELLRLAGRYAEFVGWLYQDSGDLTSAWAWCSRAHDYAVEADDPVLAAFVIARKAFVSLYQQDSARVVALAQRARQQAPELPPRLVAYTWQQEACGYALDGDLAGVERAMEQAHRAVDAAEDYGSDAARDVAGFCTTGSLTVWQAWCYRELDRPDRAVKLYERALHTWPQHRRRGQGRLLSSWAVALAEAGEPEQAASTAREALPIVAGTRSALAREELRRLQTALAPYDVEPVRELMPTLASVR, encoded by the coding sequence ATGGGCATCGACCGTCAGCCGAACACGGCGTTACGCGCCGTGCGGATAGCGCGGAACGAGTCGCAACGGGAGTTCGCCGAAGCCGTCATGGCGAAAGCCCGGGAGATGGGCCTCAACCTGGCCTGTGACGAGAAGCGGGTCGGCCGGTGGGAACGCGGCGAGGTGAGCTGGCCGACCCCGGCGTACCGGCGTGTCCTCAAGGCGCTCACCGGCAAGGACGCGGCCGAGCTGGGGTTCCGGTACCAGCCGCCGCAGGAGTGGCGCGACGCCGAGCCGGGCGACCACGGGCAAGGCGACGCCATCCCTGGCGAGGGGTACGCAGGAAGGGCAGGCGCGGGGGTTGTGACGCCGGCACCCCGCGTGCCTACCGTGGAGACGCGCCCGCCGATCAATGGCGACCCCGCCGAAACCGTCGAGATCCTGGTCATGACCCCGGAGGGAGGCCTTCAGATCATGAGCATCCCACGCCGGACCCTACTCGCCGCCGCCGTGGCCACGCCGTTCCCACCGGCCACGCCGGCCCACGCCGCCGGGCCGGTCCCCGGCATGGACGTGGTCGACCACCTGCGCGAGCTGCTGCCGCGCCTGGCCAGCCTGGATCAATCGCTCGGTGCGCGGCTCGTCATCGGCACCGCGCGGGAACAGGTCGCCCTTGCTGAGGATTTACAGCGGCACGCCCGGGGCGAGCTGCGCACCGAGCTGCTGCGCCTCGCCGGCCGGTACGCGGAATTCGTCGGCTGGCTGTATCAGGACTCCGGCGACCTCACAAGCGCGTGGGCCTGGTGCAGCAGGGCGCACGACTACGCGGTCGAAGCCGACGACCCGGTGCTGGCCGCGTTCGTGATCGCGCGGAAGGCGTTCGTCTCCCTGTACCAGCAAGACAGCGCCCGCGTAGTAGCGCTGGCCCAGCGGGCACGCCAGCAGGCTCCCGAGTTACCGCCACGCCTGGTTGCCTATACGTGGCAGCAAGAGGCGTGCGGGTACGCGCTCGACGGTGACCTCGCCGGGGTCGAACGGGCGATGGAGCAGGCCCACCGCGCGGTCGACGCGGCTGAGGACTACGGCTCCGACGCGGCCCGCGACGTCGCCGGGTTCTGCACTACGGGGTCGCTGACGGTATGGCAGGCGTGGTGCTACCGCGAGCTGGATCGACCGGACCGAGCGGTCAAGCTGTACGAGCGTGCCCTGCACACGTGGCCGCAGCACCGCCGCCGGGGCCAGGGCCGTCTGCTGTCGAGCTGGGCCGTTGCGCTGGCCGAGGCCGGCGAGCCGGAGCAGGCCGCATCGACCGCGCGGGAAGCGCTGCCGATCGTGGCCGGCACCCGGTCGGCGCTGGCTCGTGAGGAGCTGCGCCGGCTCCAGACCGCGCTCGCGCCGTACGACGTCGAGCCGGTGCGCGAGCTCATGCCGACGCTCGCGTCGGTCAGGTAG
- a CDS encoding Rossmann-fold NAD(P)-binding domain-containing protein, which produces MSTTSHGLPDVASLVVGILRGTGAQGRGLALRRAAAGQPVVIRSAAEALTASLISVNRRYQTHAGIRITGV; this is translated from the coding sequence ATGAGCACGACGTCGCATGGGCTGCCCGACGTGGCTTCGCTCGTCGTAGGGATCCTGCGGGGCACCGGCGCGCAGGGGAGGGGTCTCGCCCTGCGGCGCGCCGCGGCCGGCCAGCCTGTCGTGATCCGCAGCGCCGCCGAGGCGCTCACCGCCAGCCTGATCTCGGTCAACCGCCGGTACCAGACCCACGCGGGCATCCGGATCACCGGCGTCTGA
- a CDS encoding MFS transporter — MENASTQPTTDAGHPRRWTILAVLVFSLLVVVLDNSILNVALRVIADPRQGLGATQSELEWAINSYTLVFAGLLFTWGVLGDRYGRKRVLLLGMALFGLASLVSAYAQSPGQLIVMRALMGFGGAAILPNSLAIITNVFSARERIKAFAVWSGAVGLAIAIGPVTGGFLLEHFWWGSIFLVNVPIVALGSALMLLVVPESRNPRPGRLDPLGVVLSIAALVTVVYGIIRAGQLGTWLTAEVLATLAVGLGLLVLFVRHEARSDHPALDVRLFRDPRLSASAAAIALVFFALMGVTFFMVFYLQSVRGFGPLESGAVLLPMAVAQLLLAPRSAALAQRFGTKAVAAGGLAGVALMLYAISFADRDLPIWQLEIILFLLGAGMAHVMSPVTDAVMTVVPREQAGAGSAINNISRQVGGALGVAVLGSLLSSVYRSRMGERLAFLPPGTRHAAGESIEATLAAARQAGPRGATLVGPAMDAFVHAMHVVAWCSAAVAALGVLVVLVWLPQRPHEGRPGAPAAPAGTEPARALRK, encoded by the coding sequence ATGGAGAACGCGAGCACACAGCCCACTACGGACGCCGGTCATCCACGTCGCTGGACGATCCTCGCCGTCCTGGTCTTCAGCCTCCTCGTCGTCGTCCTGGACAACTCGATCCTCAACGTGGCCCTGCGCGTCATCGCCGATCCCCGCCAGGGGCTCGGCGCCACCCAGAGCGAGCTGGAGTGGGCGATCAACTCCTACACGCTCGTCTTCGCCGGGCTGCTCTTCACCTGGGGCGTCCTCGGCGACCGGTACGGGCGCAAGCGCGTCCTGCTGCTCGGCATGGCGCTGTTCGGCCTGGCCTCGCTGGTCTCCGCCTACGCCCAGAGCCCCGGGCAGCTCATCGTCATGCGGGCGCTCATGGGCTTCGGCGGCGCGGCGATCCTGCCCAACTCCCTCGCGATCATCACCAACGTCTTCTCCGCCCGGGAGCGCATCAAGGCGTTCGCGGTCTGGAGTGGTGCGGTCGGGCTGGCCATCGCGATCGGGCCGGTCACCGGCGGCTTCCTGCTGGAGCACTTCTGGTGGGGCTCGATCTTCCTGGTGAACGTGCCGATCGTGGCGCTGGGCTCGGCGCTGATGCTCCTCGTGGTGCCCGAGTCGAGGAACCCGCGTCCGGGGCGCCTCGACCCGCTCGGCGTGGTGCTCTCCATCGCCGCGCTGGTCACCGTCGTGTACGGCATCATTCGCGCCGGCCAGCTCGGCACCTGGCTGACCGCCGAGGTCCTCGCCACGCTCGCGGTCGGGCTGGGGCTGCTCGTGCTCTTCGTCCGGCACGAGGCGCGCAGCGACCACCCCGCGCTCGACGTGCGGCTGTTCCGCGACCCGCGGCTGTCCGCCAGCGCCGCCGCCATCGCCCTGGTGTTCTTCGCGCTCATGGGCGTGACGTTCTTCATGGTCTTCTACCTGCAGAGCGTGCGCGGCTTCGGCCCGCTCGAATCCGGGGCGGTGCTGCTGCCGATGGCCGTCGCGCAGCTGCTCCTCGCGCCGCGCAGCGCCGCGCTCGCCCAGCGGTTCGGCACCAAGGCCGTGGCGGCGGGCGGGCTCGCCGGGGTGGCCCTGATGCTGTACGCGATCTCGTTCGCCGACCGCGACCTCCCGATCTGGCAGCTGGAGATCATCCTGTTCCTGCTCGGCGCCGGCATGGCGCACGTCATGTCGCCGGTCACCGACGCGGTCATGACGGTCGTGCCGCGCGAGCAGGCCGGGGCGGGCTCGGCGATCAACAACATCTCCCGCCAGGTGGGCGGCGCGCTCGGCGTCGCGGTCCTCGGCTCGCTGCTCTCCTCGGTGTACCGGAGCCGGATGGGCGAGCGGCTGGCCTTCCTCCCCCCGGGCACCCGCCACGCCGCCGGCGAGTCGATCGAGGCCACCCTCGCGGCCGCCCGGCAGGCCGGCCCGCGGGGCGCGACGCTGGTCGGGCCGGCCATGGACGCGTTCGTCCACGCCATGCACGTGGTGGCCTGGTGCTCGGCCGCCGTCGCGGCCCTGGGCGTGCTGGTCGTGCTCGTCTGGCTGCCGCAGCGCCCGCACGAGGGCAGGCCCGGCGCGCCGGCCGCGCCCGCCGGAACGGAACCCGCACGAGCCCTGCGGAAGTGA
- a CDS encoding TetR/AcrR family transcriptional regulator: protein MTSTATSGTTSPEPRGPRSPGRPRSERAEKAIIEATLELLGEHGYAALAIEAIAAKAGVGKTTIYRRWPNKEELVLDALAATSVPLGELPGTSLRDDLIACVEYVRRSRGSRSTRLFPLMMLEGLNNPRLRERYETVVLEPRREVLRGVLRRGIEAGELPPDFDVDLGVALIVGPILYLTKVWNVPDDQLPDDVAARIVDSVLDGIRARR from the coding sequence ATGACGTCCACGGCTACCAGCGGGACGACGAGCCCGGAACCCCGGGGACCCCGGTCCCCGGGGCGGCCGCGCAGCGAGCGCGCGGAAAAGGCGATCATCGAGGCGACGCTCGAACTGCTGGGCGAGCACGGGTACGCCGCGCTCGCCATCGAGGCGATCGCCGCGAAGGCCGGCGTCGGCAAGACCACCATCTACCGCCGGTGGCCGAACAAGGAGGAGCTGGTCCTCGACGCGCTCGCCGCCACCAGCGTCCCCCTCGGGGAGCTGCCCGGCACGTCGCTGCGCGACGACCTCATCGCCTGCGTGGAGTACGTGCGCCGCAGCCGAGGGAGCCGGAGCACCCGGCTGTTCCCGCTGATGATGCTGGAGGGTCTGAACAACCCGCGGTTGCGCGAGCGCTACGAGACGGTGGTGCTCGAGCCGCGCCGGGAGGTCCTGCGGGGGGTGCTGCGCCGCGGCATCGAGGCCGGCGAGCTGCCCCCGGACTTCGACGTGGACCTGGGGGTGGCGCTGATCGTCGGCCCCATCCTGTACCTCACGAAGGTGTGGAACGTCCCCGACGACCAGCTTCCCGACGACGTGGCCGCCCGGATCGTCGACAGCGTCCTGGACGGCATCCGCGCCCGGCGCTGA
- a CDS encoding NAD+ synthase produces MAQLRLALNQVDFTVGDIEGNAEKILRWTRHAADRGAHLVVFPEMALTGYPVEDLALRRSFVEASRAALDRLAGRLADAGLGETLVAVGYLDGAPDAVPRLGKPAGSPLNAAAFLHGGRVVARYAKHHLPNYGVFDEFRYFVPGDTLHVVRHHGVDVALTICEDLWQDGGPVAAARTAGTGLLLVINGSPYELNKDDVRLDLVRKRASEAGCTLAYVNLVGGQDELVFDGDSIVVSSDGDVLARAPQFEEGCLLVDLDLPAASDGARPDRHTEPDGGVIAIEWHVLSGEPLPAYEPIQAGVADRLCDEAEVYTALVTGLRDYVVKNGFKTVILGLSGGIDSALAAAVACDAIGARNVYGISMPSEYSSQHSVEDAAELARRTGLNYRVVPIAPMVRVFLDHLHLTGVAQENLQARVRGMTLMGLSNQHGHLVLATGNKSELAVGYSTLYGDAVGGFAPLKDVPKTLVWRLARWRNEVARQRGETPPIPERSITKPPSAELRPGQLDTDSLPPYELLDDVLDDYVEQDKGLRELIAAGFDTALVERVIALVDRAEYKRRQYPPGPKITLKAFGRDRRLPITNRWHEVAPGHAAPEPPEVLAESGVPGGDDRAGEHPARQES; encoded by the coding sequence GTGGCACAGCTTCGTCTCGCGCTGAACCAGGTTGATTTCACCGTCGGCGACATCGAGGGCAACGCCGAGAAGATCCTGCGCTGGACCCGGCACGCCGCTGACCGGGGCGCGCACCTGGTGGTGTTCCCGGAGATGGCGCTGACCGGGTACCCGGTCGAGGATCTCGCCCTGCGCCGGTCGTTCGTCGAGGCCTCGCGCGCGGCCCTGGACCGGCTGGCCGGGCGGCTGGCGGACGCCGGGCTCGGCGAGACGCTGGTCGCGGTGGGATACCTGGACGGCGCGCCCGACGCCGTGCCGCGACTCGGCAAGCCGGCCGGGTCCCCGCTCAACGCGGCGGCGTTCCTGCACGGCGGGCGGGTGGTCGCCCGGTACGCCAAGCACCACCTGCCGAACTACGGGGTGTTCGACGAGTTCCGGTACTTCGTGCCCGGCGACACCCTCCACGTCGTCCGCCACCACGGGGTGGACGTCGCCCTCACCATCTGCGAGGACCTGTGGCAGGACGGCGGCCCGGTCGCGGCGGCGCGCACCGCCGGCACCGGCCTGCTGCTGGTGATCAACGGTTCCCCGTACGAGCTGAACAAGGACGACGTGCGCCTGGACCTGGTCCGCAAGCGGGCCAGCGAAGCGGGCTGCACGCTCGCGTACGTGAACCTGGTCGGCGGCCAGGACGAGCTGGTGTTCGACGGCGACTCGATCGTGGTGTCCAGCGACGGGGACGTGCTGGCCCGGGCGCCGCAGTTCGAGGAAGGCTGCCTGCTCGTCGACCTGGACCTGCCGGCGGCGTCCGACGGCGCCCGGCCGGACCGCCACACCGAGCCGGACGGCGGGGTGATCGCGATCGAGTGGCACGTGCTGTCGGGCGAGCCACTGCCCGCGTACGAGCCGATCCAGGCGGGTGTGGCGGACCGGCTCTGCGACGAGGCCGAGGTGTACACCGCGCTGGTGACCGGCCTGCGGGACTACGTGGTGAAGAACGGCTTCAAGACCGTGATCCTGGGCCTGTCCGGCGGCATCGACTCGGCGCTGGCCGCCGCGGTGGCGTGCGACGCGATCGGCGCGCGGAACGTGTACGGGATCTCGATGCCCAGCGAGTACTCCTCGCAGCATTCGGTGGAGGACGCGGCCGAGCTGGCGCGCCGGACCGGGCTCAACTACCGGGTGGTGCCGATCGCGCCGATGGTTCGGGTGTTCCTGGATCACCTGCACCTGACCGGGGTCGCCCAGGAGAACCTGCAGGCCCGGGTGCGTGGCATGACGCTCATGGGGCTGTCGAACCAGCACGGCCACCTGGTGCTCGCCACCGGTAACAAGAGCGAGCTGGCGGTCGGGTACTCCACCTTGTACGGCGACGCGGTCGGCGGGTTCGCGCCGCTGAAGGACGTCCCCAAGACCCTGGTGTGGCGGCTCGCTAGGTGGCGCAACGAGGTGGCCCGGCAGCGTGGTGAGACCCCGCCGATCCCGGAGCGTTCGATCACCAAGCCGCCGAGCGCGGAGCTGCGGCCGGGCCAGCTGGACACCGACTCGCTGCCGCCGTACGAGCTGCTGGACGACGTGCTGGACGACTACGTCGAGCAGGACAAGGGGCTGCGGGAGCTGATCGCCGCCGGGTTCGACACCGCTCTGGTGGAGCGGGTGATCGCGCTGGTGGACCGGGCCGAGTACAAGCGGCGCCAGTACCCGCCCGGCCCGAAGATCACCCTCAAGGCGTTCGGCCGGGACCGCCGGCTGCCGATCACGAACCGCTGGCACGAGGTCGCGCCGGGCCACGCGGCACCGGAGCCGCCCGAGGTCCTCGCCGAGTCCGGCGTCCCGGGCGGGGACGACCGGGCCGGGGAGCACCCGGCCCGGCAGGAGAGCTGA